The following proteins are encoded in a genomic region of Fusarium oxysporum f. sp. lycopersici 4287 chromosome 1, whole genome shotgun sequence:
- a CDS encoding DNA mismatch repair protein MSH5, whose protein sequence is MTWISKTVTVTGLVLLAHACYSAQEHSVISSTAVHHGQPQPLATHSLPIDISIEALVATLIIVLGLVLGTPKLRPIKWHEWAGKIEREGEAGFQTGSGEVEKDYRGNPFSVLETRPGFIDIRKQRREFTSWVKADEK, encoded by the exons ATGACTTGGATCTCTAAAACAGTGACCGTTACTGGTCTAGTCCTCTTAGCACATGC ATGCTACTCCGCGCAAGAGCACTCCGTCATCTCGTCAACAGCGGTGCATCATGGCCAACCGCAGCCGCTCGCAACACACTCGCTCCCAATCGACATATCTATCGAAGCACTGGTAGCGACTTTGATCATTGTCCTGGGCTTGGTTCTGGGAACTCCAAAGCTTCGACCTATTAAGTGGCACGAGTGGGCTGGCAAGATTGAACGCGAAGGAGAGGCTGGTTTCCAAACAGGAAGTGGCGAGGTGGAAAAGGACTATCGGGGAAACCCTTTCAGTGTGCTTGAGACGAGGCCAGGTTTCATTGACATCCGCAAGCAGCGCCGTGAATTTACGAGCTGGGTCAAGGCTGACGAGAAGTGA